A stretch of the Brevundimonas sp. MF30-B genome encodes the following:
- a CDS encoding carbohydrate ABC transporter permease, with protein MTMTVQAPPDPVRAEKPAPVRRAANARARERAAWGFVAPALIAVGLFFAIPVVSALLLSLTDFDIYALADLDNLRFVGLDNYGALLTNPLFWGAMRNTTLFAVLGVPLSIGVSLLAAVILNARVVKWRPIWRVMFFAPFVTTLVATAVVWRYLLHTRYGVINWALESVGLPAIDWLGQPESSIPAILMFVVWKTFGYNMLIFLAVLQTVPDELYEAARIDGAGPMKQFRHVTLPAIAPTLLLVSIISVAGFFQLFAEPYVMTQGGPAQSTVTVLYFMYEEGFKWWNLGSASAVAFILFLCIFAVTLLQLWASRRLGNDQT; from the coding sequence ATGACAATGACCGTCCAGGCGCCGCCCGATCCTGTGCGGGCCGAAAAGCCGGCGCCGGTTCGTCGCGCCGCCAATGCGCGGGCCAGAGAGCGCGCGGCCTGGGGCTTTGTCGCCCCGGCTCTGATCGCGGTCGGGCTGTTCTTCGCCATACCGGTCGTTTCGGCCCTGCTGCTCAGCCTGACCGACTTCGACATCTACGCCCTGGCGGATCTGGACAACCTGCGCTTCGTCGGCCTGGACAACTACGGCGCCCTGCTGACCAACCCGCTGTTCTGGGGCGCGATGCGGAACACGACCCTGTTCGCTGTGCTTGGCGTGCCGCTGTCGATCGGCGTGTCGCTGCTGGCGGCGGTCATCCTGAACGCGCGGGTAGTGAAGTGGCGGCCGATATGGCGGGTGATGTTCTTCGCCCCGTTCGTCACCACCCTCGTGGCCACGGCGGTGGTGTGGCGCTACCTGCTGCACACCCGCTACGGCGTCATCAACTGGGCTCTGGAGTCCGTCGGCTTGCCCGCGATCGACTGGCTGGGCCAGCCTGAAAGCTCCATCCCCGCCATCCTCATGTTCGTGGTGTGGAAGACGTTCGGCTACAACATGCTGATTTTCCTAGCCGTGCTGCAGACCGTGCCGGACGAGCTGTACGAGGCCGCCCGCATCGACGGCGCCGGGCCGATGAAGCAGTTCCGCCATGTGACCCTGCCGGCCATCGCGCCGACGTTGTTGCTGGTCTCGATCATCTCGGTCGCCGGCTTCTTCCAGCTGTTCGCCGAGCCCTATGTGATGACGCAGGGCGGGCCGGCCCAGTCGACCGTGACGGTCCTCTACTTCATGTACGAAGAGGGCTTCAAATGGTGGAATTTGGGCTCCGCCTCGGCCGTCGCCTTCATCCTGTTCCTGTGCATCTTCGCCGTGACCCTGCTGCAGCTGTGGGCGTCGCGCCGGCTTGGGAATGACCAGACATGA
- a CDS encoding carbohydrate ABC transporter permease encodes MRIKPKALALNLAVALIALIVLFPLAWMASVSFMSTGEAATFPPPLVPSNFTLEHYRDLFVNQGMGRYVWNSFVLATLATVLALGFTVPAGYAFAKLKFKGRDRLFQVLIGALVIPAQIGTLPLFLMLKSVGLVNTYAGALVPWLASIFGLFLVRQYSLSIPDEMLEAARIDGASEGQIFRRVVLPTLQPIVVTLGLFVFLGSWNDFLWPLIILTDQSNYTLPVALAALSREHVQDIELMMAGAVVTVAPVLILFLALQRYYIRGMLAGSVKG; translated from the coding sequence ATGAGGATCAAGCCCAAGGCCCTGGCCCTGAACCTGGCGGTCGCCCTGATCGCTCTGATCGTGCTGTTCCCGCTGGCCTGGATGGCGTCGGTCAGCTTCATGTCGACGGGCGAGGCCGCGACCTTCCCGCCGCCGCTGGTCCCGTCCAACTTCACGCTCGAGCACTACCGCGACCTGTTCGTGAACCAGGGCATGGGGCGCTACGTCTGGAACAGCTTCGTGCTGGCGACCCTGGCGACCGTGCTGGCCCTCGGGTTCACCGTTCCGGCCGGCTACGCGTTCGCCAAGCTGAAATTCAAGGGCCGCGACCGCCTGTTCCAGGTGCTGATCGGCGCCCTGGTGATCCCGGCCCAGATCGGCACCCTGCCGCTGTTCCTGATGCTGAAGTCGGTCGGGCTGGTGAACACCTACGCCGGCGCCCTCGTGCCGTGGCTGGCCTCCATCTTCGGCCTGTTCCTGGTGCGCCAGTATTCCCTGTCCATTCCCGACGAGATGCTGGAAGCCGCGCGGATCGACGGCGCCTCGGAGGGACAGATCTTCCGGCGGGTGGTGCTGCCGACGCTGCAGCCCATCGTCGTGACGCTGGGCCTATTCGTCTTCCTGGGCAGCTGGAACGACTTCCTGTGGCCCCTGATCATCCTGACGGATCAATCCAACTACACCCTGCCGGTGGCCCTGGCGGCCCTGTCGCGCGAGCACGTCCAGGACATCGAGCTGATGATGGCCGGCGCCGTGGTGACCGTGGCGCCGGTGCTGATCCTCTTCCTCGCCCTCCAACGCTACTACATCCGCGGCATGCTCGCGGGCAGCGTGAAGGGCTGA
- a CDS encoding discoidin domain-containing protein, with the protein MRTLLLTTSAFVVMSAPAFAQETRVLDNFDRLSGWEADASTDVTSRVSSVPGRSGGQALRLDYDFNGRAGYAFAAKPLTFDLPDNYEISFWVRGAGPTNTFEVKFTDAENENVWWRQMTRYDFPGDWSLFTIKRRQIDKAWGPSPERVLTRAERMEFVVVAAEGGAGFVEIDELTLRELPPEPAVPPRPVVSASSAQGSSVAALAVDGDPQTGWRSGPGAQSLTLDLGYEREFGGVTLRWADKLHASAYTLMASDDGRDWAPLRRVTEGDGGTDWIMTTEASARWLRLDLQSGPGEGYALNEIEVEPLSYGEDLTSFVTAVADEAVRGFYPRGFHGEQPYWTLVGVDGGGESGLLGEDGAVELRRGGPTIEPFVMQNGRLITWADVSIDQTLRDDYLPIPTVTWTHQDWTLDVTSFAEGRPDEAGLWTRYVLTNTSNRPETLTLALMARPLQVNGPRQFLAVPGGASPIQQLDWNGASLVLNDAVRVHPLVQPDRIAASTFDAGSDPRQLLASDRRHSPDERVVVSDDTDLVSGAMLYEVTLQPGESRTFGFKSPLSGALPAPDVVGSVEAVLDTAEGRVAAEWQEKLQRFDMTLPPQAQRIEHVLRSSLAHMLMSRQGPILQPGTRSYNRSWIRDGAMMAEGLNRLGLPELSADYLRWFAPYVFENGKVPCCVDARGADPVPENDSHGEFIFLAAEVHRYTGDEALLRSVWPQVEGAIRYMDELRAETKTAEYQTPQTRHMYGLLPATISHEGYADKPAYSYWDDFWGLLGYKDAVYIAESLGEMDAARRFEAARDEFQRDIMASIEATAAFHGIDYIAGAADRGDFDATSTTIGLSPAGALADLPQPLLNNTFDKYWKNFEDRRANRIGWNEYTPYELRVVGAFVRLGQRERAIEALDYFFADMRPAAWNGWAEVVHRDERRPLFIGDMPHAWISSDYIRSALDLFAYERDSDQALVLAAGVPTAWLETEEGIGVRGLRTAHGPLSYAFKREGGAYVLTLEPTVAPPGGFVVRWPEGETPPARATIDGRGAAFVDGELAIPVGARRVEMR; encoded by the coding sequence ATGCGTACCCTGTTGTTGACCACCTCGGCCTTCGTCGTCATGTCCGCGCCGGCCTTTGCGCAGGAAACGCGGGTGCTGGACAACTTCGACCGCCTGTCGGGATGGGAGGCGGACGCATCGACCGACGTGACGTCGCGAGTGTCGTCGGTCCCGGGACGGTCGGGTGGTCAGGCGCTGCGCCTGGACTATGACTTCAACGGCCGGGCGGGCTACGCCTTCGCCGCCAAGCCGCTGACCTTCGACCTGCCCGACAACTACGAGATCAGCTTCTGGGTGCGCGGCGCCGGGCCGACCAACACCTTCGAGGTCAAGTTCACCGACGCCGAGAACGAGAATGTCTGGTGGCGGCAGATGACCCGGTATGACTTCCCCGGCGACTGGTCCCTGTTCACCATCAAGCGCCGCCAGATCGACAAGGCCTGGGGGCCGAGCCCCGAACGCGTCCTGACGCGCGCCGAGCGCATGGAGTTCGTGGTGGTCGCCGCCGAGGGCGGGGCTGGCTTCGTCGAGATCGACGAGCTGACCCTGCGCGAACTGCCGCCCGAGCCCGCCGTGCCGCCGCGCCCCGTGGTCAGCGCCAGCTCGGCCCAGGGCTCCAGCGTGGCGGCCCTGGCCGTCGACGGCGATCCGCAGACCGGCTGGCGGTCAGGGCCGGGGGCGCAGAGCTTGACGCTGGATCTGGGCTACGAGCGCGAGTTCGGCGGCGTGACCTTGCGCTGGGCCGACAAGCTGCACGCCTCGGCCTATACGCTGATGGCGTCCGACGACGGGCGCGACTGGGCGCCGCTGCGCCGCGTCACCGAGGGAGACGGCGGGACCGACTGGATCATGACCACCGAGGCCTCGGCCCGCTGGCTGCGGCTGGACCTGCAGTCCGGTCCCGGCGAGGGCTATGCGCTGAACGAGATCGAGGTCGAGCCCCTGAGCTATGGCGAAGACCTGACCAGCTTCGTCACCGCCGTTGCCGACGAGGCGGTGCGCGGCTTTTATCCGCGCGGCTTCCATGGCGAACAGCCCTACTGGACCCTGGTCGGCGTCGACGGCGGCGGCGAGAGCGGCCTGCTGGGCGAGGACGGTGCGGTTGAACTGCGCCGCGGCGGACCGACCATCGAGCCCTTCGTCATGCAGAACGGACGGCTGATCACCTGGGCCGACGTGTCGATCGACCAGACCCTGCGCGACGACTATCTACCCATTCCGACCGTTACCTGGACGCACCAGGACTGGACGCTGGACGTCACCAGCTTCGCCGAAGGACGGCCCGACGAGGCGGGCCTGTGGACCCGCTATGTCCTGACCAACACCTCCAACCGGCCCGAAACTCTGACGCTGGCGCTGATGGCGCGGCCGCTGCAGGTCAATGGGCCGAGACAGTTCCTGGCCGTGCCGGGCGGGGCCAGCCCGATCCAGCAACTGGATTGGAACGGCGCCAGCCTGGTGCTGAATGATGCGGTGCGGGTGCATCCGCTGGTCCAGCCGGACCGGATCGCGGCCTCCACCTTCGACGCCGGCTCGGACCCGCGCCAGCTGCTGGCCTCGGATCGTCGCCATTCGCCGGATGAGCGGGTGGTGGTGTCGGACGACACAGATCTGGTGTCCGGCGCCATGCTGTATGAAGTGACGCTGCAGCCGGGCGAAAGCCGGACCTTCGGCTTCAAGTCGCCGCTATCGGGGGCGTTGCCGGCACCGGATGTCGTCGGCTCTGTCGAGGCTGTGCTGGACACCGCGGAAGGCCGCGTCGCCGCCGAATGGCAAGAGAAGCTGCAACGCTTCGACATGACCCTGCCGCCTCAGGCGCAGCGGATCGAACATGTCCTGCGCTCGTCGCTGGCGCACATGCTGATGTCGCGTCAGGGGCCGATCCTTCAGCCCGGCACGCGCAGCTATAACCGCTCCTGGATCCGCGACGGGGCGATGATGGCCGAGGGGCTGAACCGCCTGGGCCTGCCCGAACTGTCGGCGGACTATCTGCGCTGGTTCGCGCCCTATGTGTTCGAGAACGGCAAGGTGCCGTGCTGCGTCGATGCGCGCGGCGCCGATCCGGTGCCCGAGAACGACAGCCACGGCGAGTTCATCTTCCTGGCCGCCGAGGTGCATCGCTACACTGGCGACGAGGCTCTGCTACGCTCGGTCTGGCCTCAGGTCGAGGGCGCGATCCGCTACATGGACGAGCTGCGCGCCGAGACGAAGACGGCTGAATATCAGACGCCGCAGACGCGGCACATGTACGGTCTGCTGCCGGCCACGATCAGCCACGAGGGCTATGCCGACAAGCCGGCGTATTCCTACTGGGACGATTTCTGGGGTCTGCTCGGCTACAAGGACGCAGTCTACATCGCCGAGTCCCTGGGCGAGATGGACGCGGCGCGCCGGTTCGAGGCCGCGCGCGACGAGTTCCAGCGTGACATCATGGCCTCGATCGAGGCGACGGCCGCCTTCCACGGCATCGACTACATCGCCGGCGCGGCCGACCGGGGCGATTTCGACGCGACCTCGACCACCATCGGCCTGTCGCCGGCCGGGGCCCTGGCGGACCTGCCGCAGCCGCTGCTGAACAACACGTTCGACAAATACTGGAAGAATTTCGAGGACCGCCGCGCCAACCGGATCGGCTGGAACGAATACACGCCCTACGAGCTGCGCGTGGTCGGCGCCTTTGTGCGTCTTGGCCAGCGCGAGCGGGCGATCGAGGCGCTGGACTACTTCTTCGCGGACATGCGGCCGGCCGCCTGGAACGGCTGGGCCGAGGTGGTGCATCGCGACGAGCGCCGTCCGCTGTTCATCGGCGACATGCCCCACGCCTGGATCAGCTCGGACTACATCCGCTCGGCCCTGGATCTGTTCGCCTATGAGCGGGACAGCGATCAGGCCCTGGTCCTGGCCGCCGGCGTCCCGACCGCCTGGCTGGAGACCGAGGAGGGCATAGGCGTGCGCGGCCTGCGCACCGCCCACGGGCCGTTGAGCTACGCCTTCAAGCGCGAGGGCGGGGCCTATGTGCTGACGCTGGAGCCCACCGTGGCGCCGCCCGGCGGCTTCGTCGTGCGGTGGCCCGAGGGCGAAACGCCGCCGGCGCGCGCGACCATCGACGGCCGAGGCGCCGCCTTCGTGGACGGCGAACTGGCCATACCGGTCGGCGCGCGGCGCGTCGAAATGCGCTGA
- a CDS encoding SCP2 sterol-binding domain-containing protein, with protein sequence MADLAQATDKIRAAVGDNSGLGKTVKLDFGDDGKIYIDGSSVPNTVTNEDKPADATVSMKWDDFIALSQGQLDPMMAFMQGKLKIAGDMMIAQKLAPLLKG encoded by the coding sequence ATGGCCGACCTGGCCCAAGCCACCGACAAGATCCGCGCCGCCGTCGGCGACAACTCCGGTCTCGGCAAGACGGTGAAGCTCGACTTCGGCGATGACGGCAAGATCTACATCGACGGCTCCTCGGTTCCGAACACGGTGACCAACGAGGACAAGCCGGCCGACGCCACGGTTTCGATGAAGTGGGATGACTTCATCGCCCTGTCGCAGGGCCAGCTGGACCCGATGATGGCCTTCATGCAGGGCAAGTTGAAGATCGCCGGCGACATGATGATCGCCCAGAAGCTGGCCCCGCTGCTGAAGGGCTGA
- a CDS encoding acyl-CoA dehydrogenase family protein, which yields MDFAPSERGLEWRERVKRFLDDKVLPRQADYWAEVHADPKRQPPTMEALKAEAKAAGLWNMFLPGEHGAGLTNLEYAPLAELMGRQLWSAEVFNCNAPDTGNMEVLHMYGDAAQQDRWLKPLMAGEIRSAFLMTEPEVASSDATNIQTRIERDGDHYVINGRKWWSTNMGHPNVAVAIVMGKTDFEAASHQQQSQIIVPVDTPGFRVERMLSVFGYDELPIGHAEVVLENVRVPVENLIAGEGRGFEIAQGRLGPGRIHHCMRVIGAAERALELMVERLMSRTAFKKAIGEHSVWEQRVAEARTNIEMCRLLVLKAAWMMDEVGVKNARSEIAQIKVAAPRMALKIIDDAIQAFGGAGVSGDTPLAELYANVRTLRIADGPDEVHNRTIARLEYAKHGAR from the coding sequence ATGGATTTTGCGCCGAGCGAACGCGGCCTGGAGTGGCGCGAGCGGGTCAAGCGGTTCCTGGACGACAAGGTCCTGCCGCGACAGGCGGACTACTGGGCCGAGGTGCACGCCGATCCCAAGCGTCAGCCGCCCACGATGGAAGCGCTGAAGGCCGAGGCCAAGGCCGCGGGCCTGTGGAACATGTTCCTGCCGGGCGAGCACGGCGCGGGCCTGACGAACCTGGAGTACGCCCCGCTGGCCGAGCTGATGGGCCGCCAGCTGTGGTCGGCCGAGGTGTTCAACTGCAACGCGCCTGACACCGGCAATATGGAAGTCCTGCATATGTACGGCGACGCCGCTCAGCAGGACCGCTGGCTCAAGCCGCTGATGGCGGGGGAAATCCGCTCGGCCTTTCTGATGACCGAACCCGAGGTCGCCTCGTCGGACGCCACCAACATCCAGACCCGGATTGAGCGCGACGGCGACCACTATGTGATCAACGGTCGCAAGTGGTGGTCGACCAACATGGGCCACCCGAACGTCGCGGTGGCCATCGTTATGGGCAAGACGGACTTCGAGGCGGCGTCGCACCAGCAGCAGAGCCAGATCATCGTTCCCGTCGACACGCCCGGCTTCCGCGTCGAGCGGATGCTGTCGGTGTTCGGCTATGACGAGCTGCCGATCGGGCATGCCGAGGTGGTGCTGGAGAACGTCCGCGTGCCGGTGGAGAACCTGATCGCGGGCGAGGGCAGGGGCTTCGAGATCGCCCAGGGCCGCCTGGGGCCGGGCCGCATCCATCACTGCATGCGCGTGATCGGCGCGGCCGAGCGGGCGCTGGAGCTGATGGTCGAGCGGCTGATGAGCCGCACCGCCTTCAAGAAGGCCATCGGCGAGCATTCGGTATGGGAGCAGCGCGTCGCCGAGGCGCGGACCAACATCGAGATGTGCCGTTTGCTGGTGCTCAAGGCCGCCTGGATGATGGACGAGGTCGGGGTCAAGAACGCGCGCTCCGAGATCGCCCAGATCAAGGTCGCGGCGCCCCGCATGGCGTTGAAGATCATCGACGACGCCATCCAGGCGTTCGGCGGCGCCGGCGTCTCGGGCGATACGCCCCTGGCCGAGCTCTACGCCAACGTCCGCACCCTGCGCATCGCGGATGGACCAGACGAGGTTCACAACCGCACAATCGCACGGCTGGAATACGCCAAGCACGGCGCCCGCTGA
- a CDS encoding sigma-70 family RNA polymerase sigma factor yields the protein MQDSAPRPWRGGIVEAADWREAVIARIPALRAFAWSLARNPADADDLVQETLTKAWTYRDKFQAGTNLRAWLFTILRNTWYSAAAKRSREVADEEGRHAAGVATEGSQEWAVELTALRQALDDLPPEHREAIVLVGAAGLSYEEAAEIAGCALGTIKSRVNRARNRLAERLHMERGTSDPL from the coding sequence ATGCAGGACAGCGCGCCACGGCCTTGGCGCGGGGGTATTGTCGAAGCGGCCGACTGGCGTGAAGCGGTCATCGCCCGGATTCCAGCGCTGCGCGCATTCGCCTGGTCGCTGGCCCGCAACCCTGCGGACGCAGACGACCTCGTTCAGGAAACCTTGACCAAGGCCTGGACGTATCGGGACAAGTTTCAGGCGGGGACCAATCTACGCGCCTGGCTGTTCACCATCTTGCGCAACACCTGGTACTCAGCCGCCGCCAAGCGAAGTCGTGAAGTGGCCGACGAGGAGGGCCGTCACGCCGCTGGCGTGGCGACCGAGGGGTCGCAGGAATGGGCCGTGGAACTGACGGCGCTCCGGCAGGCTCTCGACGATCTCCCTCCTGAACATCGCGAAGCCATCGTGCTCGTAGGCGCAGCCGGTCTCTCCTACGAAGAGGCGGCGGAAATCGCGGGCTGCGCGCTGGGGACGATCAAGAGCCGTGTGAATCGAGCGCGCAATCGTCTCGCCGAGCGCCTGCACATGGAACGTGGGACGTCTGATCCGCTCTAG
- the egtB gene encoding ergothioneine biosynthesis protein EgtB has translation MPALARGLSSEDLAAQSMPDASPGKWHLAHTSWFFEAMILARDPDYRPVDPRFQQMFNSYYEALGERVERPQRGLMTRPSLDEVMAYRREIDRRMISRLAAPLEEAETYLFELGLHHDQQHQELFLMDLLHLMSRSPLDPAAYETEPVGRAHARPMGGRERFDAGLIEIGVGCDTFAFDNERPHHKVWLEPFELARDLVTNREWCEFIEDGGYRRPDLWLSDGWALCQSEQWRAPLYWRREKTPGWSAQSLTGRRPVHPETAVRHVSHYEADAFARWRGARLPTEAEWEHAASARTKAFTGLFDEVWQWTASPYVAYPGFRPTQGVASEYNGKFMSGQMVLRGGSFATPAGHERVTYRNFFQPHQRWAFTGVRLAWD, from the coding sequence ATGCCGGCCTTGGCGAGAGGCTTGTCGAGCGAGGACCTCGCGGCTCAATCCATGCCGGACGCCAGCCCCGGGAAATGGCACCTGGCGCACACAAGCTGGTTCTTTGAGGCCATGATCCTGGCCAGAGATCCCGACTACAGGCCTGTCGACCCTCGCTTCCAGCAGATGTTCAACTCCTATTACGAGGCCTTGGGCGAGCGGGTGGAGCGCCCCCAGCGCGGCCTGATGACACGGCCTTCCCTGGACGAGGTCATGGCCTATCGGCGTGAAATAGACCGGCGGATGATTTCTCGGCTGGCGGCGCCTCTGGAAGAAGCGGAAACCTATCTGTTTGAGCTCGGCCTGCATCATGATCAGCAGCATCAGGAGCTGTTCCTGATGGACCTTCTTCATCTGATGTCGCGCTCTCCGCTCGATCCGGCGGCCTATGAGACTGAGCCCGTCGGCAGGGCTCACGCCCGCCCGATGGGTGGTCGGGAACGGTTCGACGCCGGACTGATCGAGATCGGCGTCGGCTGCGACACCTTCGCCTTCGATAACGAACGGCCGCATCACAAGGTCTGGCTGGAGCCTTTTGAATTGGCTCGGGATCTCGTCACCAATCGCGAGTGGTGCGAATTCATTGAAGATGGCGGATATCGCAGGCCCGACCTGTGGCTTTCCGACGGCTGGGCCCTGTGCCAGTCGGAGCAGTGGCGGGCCCCTCTCTACTGGCGGCGGGAAAAGACGCCCGGCTGGAGCGCTCAATCGCTGACAGGTCGGCGGCCGGTCCATCCGGAGACGGCGGTGCGCCATGTCTCTCACTATGAGGCGGACGCCTTCGCGCGCTGGCGTGGCGCACGTCTGCCTACCGAAGCCGAGTGGGAGCACGCCGCATCAGCCCGCACCAAAGCCTTCACGGGGCTCTTCGACGAAGTCTGGCAGTGGACGGCGAGTCCCTACGTGGCCTACCCCGGCTTTCGCCCGACCCAAGGGGTCGCCAGCGAATACAATGGCAAGTTCATGTCAGGTCAGATGGTTCTGCGAGGCGGCTCGTTCGCGACCCCGGCCGGCCATGAACGGGTGACCTATCGCAATTTCTTTCAGCCGCATCAGCGATGGGCTTTCACCGGAGTCAGACTGGCATGGGATTGA
- the egtD gene encoding L-histidine N(alpha)-methyltransferase, with protein sequence MGLNAAQAPALGGVPDAEVDRFRQDLIQGLGRAQKALPPKWFYDAEGSKLFEEITRLPEYYPTRQEAALLRALASDFAERIGLKAVIVEFGSGASEKTRILLDALDHPAAYVPLDISPDALHQAAERIRSRYPDLEVVPIVGDFERLPALPDGLEGERRLGFFPGSTIGNLETEDAIKLLRAARRMLGDEALFLLGVDLVKDEETLVTAYDDAAGVTAAFNLNVLRRANRELGADFDIAAFAHQAVWNPQAESVEMHLKAIRPTSVQIAGQPFTFAEGETIHTESSRKFTPESLRALAVAAGWTLERLDHGPAPSVALALLRA encoded by the coding sequence ATGGGATTGAACGCGGCGCAGGCGCCGGCTCTTGGGGGCGTTCCGGACGCGGAAGTCGATCGATTCAGACAAGACCTGATCCAGGGCCTGGGACGCGCGCAGAAGGCGTTGCCGCCCAAGTGGTTCTACGACGCCGAAGGTTCGAAGCTGTTCGAAGAGATCACGCGGCTGCCTGAGTATTACCCCACGCGCCAGGAGGCGGCGCTGCTCCGGGCGCTGGCGTCCGATTTCGCGGAGCGGATAGGTCTCAAGGCCGTCATCGTCGAGTTCGGATCGGGCGCCAGCGAAAAGACCCGCATATTGTTGGACGCGCTGGATCACCCTGCGGCCTATGTGCCGCTGGACATCAGCCCGGACGCGCTACATCAGGCGGCGGAGCGCATAAGGTCGCGCTATCCGGACCTAGAGGTCGTGCCCATTGTCGGCGACTTCGAGCGCCTGCCCGCCTTGCCCGACGGCTTGGAGGGCGAGCGCCGCCTCGGCTTCTTCCCAGGCTCGACAATCGGCAATCTGGAGACCGAAGACGCCATCAAACTTCTGCGAGCGGCGCGGCGCATGCTTGGAGATGAAGCGCTTTTTCTGCTCGGCGTCGATCTGGTCAAGGACGAGGAAACGCTCGTGACGGCCTACGATGACGCCGCCGGCGTGACTGCCGCGTTCAATCTCAACGTTCTGAGGCGCGCCAATCGCGAGTTGGGCGCCGACTTTGACATCGCCGCCTTCGCCCATCAGGCCGTTTGGAACCCGCAGGCTGAATCCGTGGAGATGCACCTCAAGGCCATTCGCCCCACGAGCGTCCAGATCGCCGGCCAGCCCTTCACCTTTGCTGAAGGCGAGACGATCCACACGGAAAGCTCTCGCAAATTCACGCCAGAGAGTCTTAGAGCGCTCGCGGTGGCGGCCGGCTGGACCCTCGAGCGGCTGGACCATGGCCCGGCGCCGTCGGTGGCCTTGGCGCTGCTGCGGGCCTGA
- a CDS encoding general stress protein: protein MAEGQPTRASGVSKRGFASMDPARQREIARKGGASVPSEKRSFSQDRNLAAQAGRKGGEASHGARNGPNPPVPPAG from the coding sequence ATGGCTGAAGGTCAACCTACTCGAGCATCGGGCGTATCCAAGCGGGGGTTCGCCTCCATGGATCCGGCGCGCCAGAGGGAGATCGCTCGCAAGGGCGGCGCCAGCGTCCCGAGCGAAAAACGCAGCTTCTCGCAGGACCGAAATCTGGCGGCGCAGGCGGGCCGGAAAGGCGGCGAAGCCTCTCATGGCGCGCGCAACGGCCCGAACCCGCCGGTTCCACCGGCAGGCTGA
- a CDS encoding MBL fold metallo-hydrolase → MSQSPIGVFVTPVTPLQQNCTVVWCTATNKAAVIDPGASVDAILGEVARRGLTLDAIWITHGHLDHAGGAAEMQEKTGRAIIGPHPEDQFWIDNIEEAGRTYGLPDARPFTPTRWLAHGDTLTLGETEWEVLHCPGHTPGHVVFFNRAARFAQVGDVLFQGSIGRTDFPRSDHAALLNAIVTHLWPLGDDVTFVPGHGPISTFGAERRTNPFVSDQALAGAPISRPASGPS, encoded by the coding sequence ATGAGCCAGTCCCCCATCGGCGTCTTCGTCACCCCGGTCACCCCGCTTCAGCAGAACTGCACCGTGGTGTGGTGCACAGCCACCAACAAGGCCGCGGTCATCGACCCGGGCGCGTCGGTCGACGCCATCCTGGGCGAGGTGGCGCGCAGAGGCCTGACGCTGGACGCCATCTGGATCACGCACGGGCATCTCGACCATGCCGGGGGCGCCGCCGAGATGCAGGAGAAGACCGGGCGCGCCATCATCGGCCCGCATCCCGAGGATCAGTTCTGGATCGACAATATCGAGGAGGCCGGCCGCACCTATGGCCTGCCGGACGCCCGCCCGTTTACGCCGACGCGCTGGCTGGCGCATGGCGATACGCTGACGCTGGGCGAGACCGAATGGGAGGTGCTGCATTGCCCGGGCCATACGCCGGGCCATGTGGTCTTCTTCAACCGCGCGGCGCGCTTCGCCCAAGTCGGCGATGTGCTGTTTCAGGGCTCGATCGGCCGGACCGACTTTCCCAGAAGCGACCACGCCGCCCTGCTGAACGCCATCGTCACCCATCTGTGGCCGCTGGGCGATGACGTGACGTTCGTGCCGGGCCATGGACCGATCTCGACGTTCGGCGCTGAACGGCGGACCAATCCCTTCGTGTCGGATCAGGCGCTGGCCGGCGCGCCGATTTCGCGCCCGGCCTCAGGCCCGTCCTAA